The following are encoded together in the Candidatus Binataceae bacterium genome:
- a CDS encoding tyrosine-type recombinase/integrase: MGTKLVCDISPEDIHAYQTRRLAAGISARTANIEVGALRAVLKAHRLWSPISDAVEMLRERKDVGRALDYEDERKLIAAAGKSRSPVLLPLLVITLDTGLRAAEIRSLRRKDFSLVWKNGVVESGFVTVPKSKTEAGTGRTIPLSQRARAALTLWLSRFPEAGVDTFVFPRHAIGLVGHKRQPHIYGVCFEQPIGQWKKAWKDACAAAGIRYRWHDLRHTFITRLAERPEISEQTIMSLAGHVSRSMLARYSHIRSQAKQEAIAALERAASTAVSATDSPQKSPQSDLPVKTLLN, from the coding sequence TTGGGAACAAAGCTGGTCTGCGATATCTCCCCGGAGGACATCCACGCCTATCAGACGAGGCGTTTGGCCGCCGGTATCTCGGCTCGAACGGCCAACATCGAAGTCGGCGCGCTCCGCGCCGTCCTGAAAGCCCACCGCCTGTGGAGTCCGATTAGCGATGCGGTCGAAATGTTGCGCGAGCGCAAGGACGTCGGCCGCGCCCTCGACTACGAAGATGAGAGAAAATTGATCGCCGCGGCGGGAAAAAGCAGGTCCCCCGTGCTGCTTCCTCTCCTGGTCATAACGCTCGACACGGGGCTGCGCGCTGCGGAGATTCGATCGTTGCGTCGCAAAGACTTTAGTCTCGTTTGGAAGAATGGTGTTGTCGAAAGCGGATTCGTCACCGTTCCAAAATCGAAAACCGAGGCGGGAACAGGGCGCACCATTCCTCTTAGCCAACGTGCCCGCGCGGCGCTGACGCTTTGGCTGTCACGATTCCCGGAAGCCGGCGTGGACACGTTTGTATTCCCCCGCCACGCGATCGGGCTGGTAGGTCACAAGCGCCAGCCTCATATCTATGGGGTCTGCTTCGAGCAACCGATCGGCCAATGGAAGAAGGCGTGGAAGGACGCCTGCGCGGCGGCCGGAATACGCTACCGCTGGCACGATCTCCGCCACACGTTTATCACACGTCTGGCGGAGAGACCGGAGATTTCAGAGCAGACGATCATGAGCCTCGCCGGGCACGTATCGCGCTCTATGCTCGCCCGATACAGCCATATACGCAGCCAGGCCAAGCAAGAAGCCATTGCAGCGCTCGAACGAGCGGCCTCAACCGCGGTTTCTGCAACAGACTCCCCACAAAAGTCCCCACAGTCGGACCTCCCAGTGAAGACGCTTCTCAACTGA
- a CDS encoding FAD-binding protein, with product MATLKENRGVGRVSIKRRAFLKAAGSAVLLPLLPRGLMASTNFRRRRPTDAAWPSQSAWKQLNEAVGGNLISVDFPLAALKTDPEGAAAKALTDNVKNPYYVGEQPGLTESFGWVDAWATKPSVYAVAARNSGDIAQAVNFARENQLRLVVKGGGHSYQGTSNAPDSLLIWTRQMRDIEMHAAFVPNGCEHVVKPQPAVTVGAGTIGRWAYQAVTTEAGKYVQGGGCLTVGLAGLVQGGGFGSLSKHYGTAAGSVLEAEVITADGQVRIANACTNPDLFWALKGGGGGTFGVVGKMTLLVHDLPEYFGSVDLTIKAGSDDSYRRLIRQFVGFYREHLFNDHWGEQAHFARDNRLHVAMTSCGLDISQVRKTWQPLLDWVANSDSGCSIEGRTSMDCIPARHYWDSQWWKEHWPEVAFPRNGNPWHALLDDVLVHLMSNPAVTFDNRQGASPENAWWKGATNEVAMFWWGYESLWLPDSLLKDDAQEPLADALFAASRHFDYALHFNKGLGGSPPEAIALAKDTSTNPAVLDAFALVISCDGQRAAYPGVAGHEPNVADARKAADAIHQAMDQLRAVAGQDGAYVSESNYFQKDWQQAYWGGNYPRLAAIKKQYDPDGLFVVHNGVGSEEWSRDGFTRL from the coding sequence TTGGCGACATTGAAAGAGAATCGCGGGGTCGGGAGAGTATCGATTAAACGAAGAGCATTTCTGAAAGCCGCTGGATCGGCGGTGCTTCTGCCGCTTTTGCCGCGCGGCCTGATGGCGAGTACGAATTTTCGCCGCCGGCGCCCAACGGATGCCGCATGGCCATCGCAGTCCGCATGGAAACAATTGAACGAAGCGGTCGGCGGAAATCTGATCTCAGTGGATTTTCCGCTCGCGGCGCTCAAGACCGATCCCGAGGGCGCCGCCGCGAAGGCTCTCACTGACAACGTAAAGAATCCGTATTACGTCGGCGAGCAGCCCGGGCTCACGGAGAGCTTCGGATGGGTGGATGCGTGGGCGACCAAGCCGAGTGTTTACGCGGTTGCGGCGCGAAATTCCGGCGATATCGCGCAGGCGGTGAACTTCGCCCGCGAAAATCAATTGCGCCTGGTGGTCAAAGGTGGCGGCCATAGTTATCAAGGCACTTCCAACGCGCCCGACTCGCTCCTGATCTGGACGCGCCAAATGCGCGATATCGAGATGCATGCCGCGTTCGTGCCTAATGGATGCGAGCACGTAGTGAAGCCGCAGCCTGCGGTGACGGTTGGTGCGGGAACGATCGGACGATGGGCGTATCAAGCGGTGACCACCGAAGCCGGCAAATACGTCCAGGGCGGCGGATGCCTGACGGTAGGGCTTGCCGGCCTGGTTCAGGGCGGCGGCTTCGGAAGTCTCTCCAAGCACTACGGTACCGCCGCGGGGAGCGTGCTCGAAGCCGAAGTGATCACCGCCGACGGCCAGGTTCGTATCGCGAATGCATGTACCAATCCGGATCTGTTCTGGGCGCTGAAGGGCGGTGGAGGCGGCACGTTCGGCGTGGTGGGCAAGATGACACTGCTGGTTCACGATCTTCCCGAGTACTTCGGCTCCGTCGATCTCACGATCAAGGCGGGATCGGATGATTCCTATCGGCGCCTGATCCGGCAATTCGTGGGTTTCTACCGCGAGCATCTCTTTAACGACCATTGGGGCGAGCAGGCGCACTTCGCTCGAGACAACAGGCTCCATGTCGCCATGACGTCCTGCGGGCTCGACATAAGTCAGGTTAGGAAAACTTGGCAGCCATTGCTGGACTGGGTGGCGAATTCAGACAGCGGCTGCTCGATCGAGGGACGTACGAGCATGGACTGCATACCGGCGCGTCACTACTGGGACTCGCAATGGTGGAAAGAACACTGGCCGGAAGTCGCGTTCCCTCGTAACGGCAATCCCTGGCACGCGCTGCTTGACGACGTCCTCGTCCACCTGATGAGCAACCCAGCCGTGACTTTCGACAATCGGCAGGGCGCCAGTCCCGAGAACGCATGGTGGAAGGGCGCCACCAACGAGGTCGCCATGTTCTGGTGGGGATATGAATCGCTGTGGCTGCCGGACTCGTTGCTTAAAGACGATGCGCAGGAGCCCCTCGCCGATGCGCTGTTTGCCGCGTCCCGGCATTTCGACTATGCGCTCCATTTCAACAAAGGGTTAGGCGGGTCGCCGCCCGAAGCGATCGCGCTCGCGAAAGACACCTCGACCAATCCCGCGGTGCTCGACGCATTCGCGCTGGTGATCTCGTGTGATGGCCAGAGGGCGGCGTATCCGGGAGTCGCAGGACATGAGCCGAACGTTGCAGATGCGCGCAAGGCCGCGGATGCGATTCATCAGGCGATGGATCAGCTTCGCGCCGTCGCGGGACAAGACGGCGCGTACGTGAGCGAGAGCAATTACTTCCAGAAGGACTGGCAGCAAGCCTACTGGGGCGGCAATTATCCGCGACTCGCCGCGATCAAGAAACAATACGATCCCGATGGGCTGTTCGTCGTGCATAACGGAGTCGGCTCGGAAGAGTGGAGCAGGGACGGCTTCACCCGGCTCTAG
- a CDS encoding helix-turn-helix domain-containing protein, producing the protein MVSQAERRSTTTRAILDAARRLFTARGFDQTSVDDIAAQAGVAKGAVYHHFASKELIFARVFEEMTAELATLVPAAARTGKDVLDSIGRGTLKYLTSISNDEFRQVQLIDGPRVLGWEQWRAIDARYFSGMTSAPVEARLRDHASAREIEALGHLIAGALTEAALVCATSQHRARAAKDLSSALQRMLAPFFGAPS; encoded by the coding sequence ATGGTAAGCCAGGCTGAGAGACGATCCACCACCACACGTGCGATTCTTGACGCCGCCCGAAGACTTTTCACTGCGCGTGGTTTCGACCAGACCAGTGTTGACGATATCGCCGCGCAAGCGGGAGTCGCCAAAGGCGCCGTTTATCATCACTTCGCTTCCAAAGAACTGATTTTTGCGCGCGTGTTCGAGGAAATGACCGCTGAGCTGGCAACTCTCGTCCCGGCGGCCGCTCGAACAGGAAAGGACGTGCTCGACAGCATCGGACGCGGCACCCTCAAATATCTCACCTCGATCTCGAACGACGAGTTTAGGCAGGTGCAGCTGATCGATGGTCCGAGAGTGCTTGGATGGGAACAGTGGCGCGCGATCGACGCACGTTACTTTTCCGGAATGACGAGTGCGCCGGTCGAGGCGAGGCTGCGCGACCATGCTTCCGCGCGCGAGATCGAGGCCTTGGGCCACCTAATTGCCGGCGCCCTCACGGAAGCGGCTTTGGTCTGCGCGACTTCGCAGCATCGCGCGCGCGCCGCCAAGGACCTGAGCAGCGCCTTGCAAAGGATGCTCGCGCCATTCTTCGGCGCGCCGTCATGA
- the traA gene encoding Ti-type conjugative transfer relaxase TraA, translated as IDHRSYKDQGVGLEPTSHMGRAVDEMRARGEQPERFRQLEQVRDRNARRIEQRPEVVFDNLIRRQSTFTRRDIAGEVFRYIDDGEQFRNRMARLEASPELVVLGAVGLGPEEIRYTTRSMLRVEERMAEIAFEMAAADRHPVGEAAFASGISKHPELSSEQREAVRQMTRARNIEVLAGLAGTGKSAAVAVAKDAWEASGDRVRGSALSGIAAENLQKSSGVESRTLASWELAWKNGRERVSTGDVFVIDEAGMLGSRQMARVLARLHGAGAKAVPIGDTAQLQPIEAGAAFRAIAERTGYQELTAIRRQQAQWQREASRDFARGNAGAALVSYQEHGAIRFTATREQAKDRLIGDWAHQRDSQPEKRSLILAHTRADVAELNQRARAVLKQRGELEPEVKVETSREVTRDDGSLAIERGERVFAAGDRVMFLKNDRELGVKNGSLGMVISFNADSVEVILDEKKERQVSFELRNYAAIDHGYAATVHKAQGGTVDRAFVLATPGMDRHLSYVGMTRHREDARLYVGNDDFKDFEALKERLSRARPKDTALDYAQRRGLERAAQPNERQADRIGQPEVDPIERFKRAQREFIKVAGRFDLDREAKARAAELRQEMKWAADEISRSAGLMREAERAGIGGQVRSLNRENQPVMSKEKGFEMER; from the coding sequence ATCGACCATCGAAGTTACAAAGACCAGGGCGTCGGTCTGGAGCCGACCAGCCATATGGGCCGGGCGGTCGACGAAATGCGGGCGCGCGGTGAGCAACCTGAGCGCTTCCGCCAGCTAGAGCAAGTCCGCGACCGCAACGCCAGGAGAATTGAACAGCGCCCCGAGGTCGTTTTCGACAATCTGATCCGCCGGCAGTCGACGTTCACGCGACGCGACATAGCTGGTGAGGTCTTCCGTTACATCGACGACGGCGAACAGTTTCGGAACCGGATGGCACGTCTCGAAGCCTCCCCGGAACTAGTCGTTCTCGGTGCTGTGGGCCTCGGGCCGGAAGAGATCCGATATACGACGCGGAGCATGCTGCGAGTCGAGGAACGGATGGCCGAAATCGCGTTCGAGATGGCCGCCGCGGACCGACACCCTGTTGGCGAGGCCGCGTTTGCCTCTGGGATTTCCAAGCATCCCGAATTGTCGTCTGAGCAACGAGAGGCTGTCCGGCAGATGACCAGAGCGCGGAATATCGAGGTGCTTGCGGGTCTCGCCGGCACCGGAAAATCGGCGGCGGTGGCCGTGGCCAAGGATGCCTGGGAGGCGTCAGGCGATCGTGTGCGCGGCAGCGCACTCTCCGGCATTGCTGCCGAGAACCTGCAGAAGTCGTCCGGCGTGGAAAGCAGGACCTTGGCCTCTTGGGAGTTGGCTTGGAAAAACGGCCGAGAGCGAGTCTCGACCGGCGACGTGTTCGTGATCGATGAAGCCGGGATGCTCGGCAGCAGGCAGATGGCCCGGGTGCTTGCGAGGCTTCACGGAGCTGGAGCCAAGGCGGTTCCGATCGGCGACACTGCGCAACTCCAGCCCATCGAGGCGGGAGCCGCTTTCCGTGCAATCGCTGAACGGACCGGCTACCAGGAATTGACGGCCATCCGTCGCCAGCAGGCACAATGGCAGCGAGAGGCCTCGCGTGATTTCGCGCGAGGCAATGCCGGTGCCGCCCTCGTTAGCTACCAGGAGCATGGCGCTATCCGATTCACTGCGACGCGGGAGCAGGCGAAGGATCGACTGATCGGCGACTGGGCCCACCAGCGAGACTCGCAACCGGAGAAGAGGAGTCTTATCCTCGCGCACACGAGAGCCGATGTGGCGGAGCTAAACCAGCGGGCTCGCGCGGTCTTGAAGCAAAGGGGCGAGCTTGAGCCCGAAGTTAAAGTCGAGACTTCGCGCGAAGTGACTCGCGATGACGGATCGCTTGCCATCGAGCGCGGGGAGCGGGTCTTTGCGGCGGGCGATCGAGTGATGTTTCTCAAAAACGATCGCGAGCTTGGCGTCAAGAACGGAAGTCTGGGAATGGTGATATCGTTCAACGCCGATTCAGTGGAAGTGATTTTGGACGAAAAAAAGGAGCGCCAAGTCAGTTTCGAGCTTCGCAACTATGCAGCCATCGATCACGGCTATGCGGCTACGGTGCACAAGGCGCAAGGTGGAACGGTCGACCGCGCGTTTGTGCTTGCCACGCCCGGAATGGACCGCCATCTGTCCTATGTCGGCATGACCCGGCATCGGGAGGATGCCAGGCTCTATGTTGGAAACGATGACTTCAAGGATTTCGAAGCACTCAAGGAGCGACTCTCAAGAGCGCGGCCCAAGGACACCGCGCTGGACTACGCTCAGCGGCGAGGCCTAGAACGTGCCGCGCAGCCGAATGAACGACAAGCTGACCGCATAGGGCAACCAGAAGTTGACCCGATCGAGCGGTTCAAACGGGCGCAGCGTGAATTCATCAAGGTCGCCGGACGCTTTGATCTGGATCGCGAGGCGAAGGCGCGCGCGGCAGAGTTGCGGCAAGAGATGAAGTGGGCAGCCGACGAAATCTCAAGAAGCGCAGGTTTGATGCGCGAGGCGGAGCGTGCCGGAATCGGAGGTCAGGTGAGGAGCCTGAACCGCGAAAACCAACCCGTGATGTCGAAGGAGAAGGGTTTCGAGATGGAACGCTAA